The Labilithrix sp. genome contains a region encoding:
- a CDS encoding TIGR02996 domain-containing protein, whose translation MEATTLFPAGRPNALTTSDIFVDGLDVHELRSDLRGTPVAFRTGGYWGGARTEVTSTADLKKRATSSKLGTPLEGICVDGSEWIAGGPSGLYRSGDQGASWKLQKIGKIDQQIIGVVRHGGALWVAGMDGYLAYQDGKDWVEIARPKAKRVPFSEFGTSIPYPVVTLTRLAVVGDELYALGHGVWRIDVKKKEAELVAPSKTLVVAIARTAKGTLLAVGVGGTILRREGKTWKPVPGGKDAYVGVVPLGDEVLLVSTLGLKTSKDDGKTWKPLAGSPKLDPEKARFNVAVADGQGGALVAGWRGLLVRVSNDGLGPWAKGAKKAAPKAKAVPAAKAGPAVVKPKNKADEAKLLAAVLADPETDDARLVYADWLTEHGDPRGEFITVQCLLKTPIFGADVDDLHPDHVTLGKREHELLKAHGKTWLEPIRKYVHTWRWRRGFLEMLTGNGALFPGAKAIFATHPVTHLELRGLKKPDYAMIAKTDFGSLRWLNLAEVRMTSKDTHVLGGKNLASLETLLLWANPIDDAGIVKLAESSHLTKLRELSLMDCAIGDEAVIAIARSKVFSNLEVLNIADTKATDEALLALASSKTLKKLQHVELGYDDDQFSPKARKALAKALKPGWDGRRWEPYN comes from the coding sequence ATGGAAGCGACCACGCTGTTTCCGGCCGGGAGGCCGAACGCGCTCACGACGAGCGACATCTTCGTCGACGGGCTCGACGTCCACGAGCTGCGCAGCGATCTCCGCGGGACGCCGGTGGCGTTCCGGACCGGCGGCTACTGGGGCGGCGCGCGAACGGAGGTGACGAGCACCGCCGACCTCAAGAAGCGCGCGACGTCTTCGAAGCTGGGGACGCCGCTCGAGGGGATCTGCGTCGACGGGAGCGAATGGATCGCCGGCGGTCCGAGCGGGCTCTACCGCTCCGGAGATCAGGGCGCGTCGTGGAAGCTGCAGAAGATCGGCAAGATCGACCAGCAGATCATCGGGGTCGTGCGCCACGGCGGCGCGCTCTGGGTCGCCGGAATGGACGGATATCTCGCTTACCAGGACGGCAAAGACTGGGTCGAGATCGCGCGTCCGAAGGCGAAGAGGGTCCCGTTCTCCGAGTTTGGGACCTCGATCCCTTATCCCGTCGTCACGCTGACGCGCCTCGCGGTCGTGGGCGACGAGCTCTATGCGCTGGGCCACGGCGTCTGGCGCATCGACGTGAAGAAGAAGGAGGCGGAGCTCGTGGCGCCGAGCAAGACGCTCGTCGTCGCGATCGCGCGGACGGCGAAAGGCACGCTCCTCGCCGTCGGTGTCGGCGGCACCATCCTCCGTCGCGAAGGCAAGACCTGGAAGCCCGTCCCGGGTGGAAAAGACGCCTACGTCGGCGTCGTGCCGCTCGGCGACGAGGTGCTGCTCGTCTCGACGCTCGGTCTCAAGACGTCCAAGGACGACGGCAAGACCTGGAAGCCGCTCGCGGGCAGCCCGAAGCTCGATCCGGAGAAGGCTCGCTTCAACGTCGCGGTCGCGGACGGTCAGGGCGGCGCGCTCGTGGCGGGGTGGCGCGGCCTCCTCGTCCGCGTGTCGAACGACGGCCTCGGGCCGTGGGCGAAGGGAGCGAAGAAGGCGGCGCCGAAGGCCAAGGCCGTGCCGGCGGCGAAGGCGGGCCCTGCCGTCGTGAAGCCGAAGAACAAGGCCGACGAGGCGAAGCTCCTCGCGGCGGTCCTCGCGGATCCGGAGACCGACGACGCGCGCCTCGTCTACGCCGACTGGCTCACGGAGCACGGCGATCCGCGCGGCGAATTCATCACCGTGCAGTGCCTCCTGAAGACTCCCATCTTCGGCGCCGACGTCGATGATCTCCACCCCGACCACGTGACGCTCGGGAAGCGGGAGCACGAGCTCCTCAAGGCGCACGGCAAGACGTGGCTCGAGCCGATCCGGAAGTACGTCCACACGTGGAGGTGGCGGCGCGGCTTCCTCGAGATGCTCACCGGCAACGGCGCTCTCTTCCCCGGCGCGAAGGCGATCTTCGCCACCCACCCCGTCACTCACCTCGAGCTCAGGGGCCTCAAGAAGCCGGACTACGCGATGATCGCGAAGACCGACTTCGGCTCGCTCCGCTGGCTCAACCTCGCGGAGGTGCGCATGACCAGCAAGGACACGCACGTCCTCGGCGGGAAGAACCTCGCGAGCCTCGAGACGCTCCTCCTCTGGGCCAACCCGATCGACGACGCGGGCATCGTGAAGCTCGCCGAGAGCAGCCACCTCACCAAGCTCCGTGAGCTCTCGCTCATGGACTGCGCGATCGGCGACGAGGCCGTCATCGCGATCGCGCGCTCGAAGGTGTTCTCGAACCTCGAGGTGCTCAACATCGCGGACACGAAGGCGACGGACGAAGCGCTCCTCGCGCTCGCCTCGTCGAAGACGCTGAAGAAGCTCCAGCACGTGGAGCTCGGCTACGACGACGATCAGTTCAGCCCCAAGGCGAGGAAGGCCCTCGCGAAGGCGCTGAAGCCTGGCTGGGACGGCCGGAGATGGGAGCCCTACAACTGA
- a CDS encoding isoaspartyl peptidase/L-asparaginase — translation MKTTRAWLCIFALAPAALGCSRDADPAPAATPPPRRPAGAIAHAGVGTPPHAADGCRSAVDAALRALARGAEPVDAAVEGVTVLEDDPRFNAGTGSRVRLDGTTVQMDASVMTSEGRFGAVAGIEEVKNPVKVARAVLDTPHVLLAGDGATRFARTLGMPVHDPTTPASRDRTVELQQKLLAGDPSIPSAWSAFDWRARWNFERPLEDAGLVARPFDAAAPRDAGASTDTVGVAVRASDGRFGVALSTGGTAITLRGRVGDVPILGAGLYAGKHGAAAATGTGERIVEAGLARAVHEWLTAGSNAETAARRAVDLLRGKDIGIIVVTRDDLAASADRDMAWAAREEGSSTWKGPTPAQL, via the coding sequence ATGAAGACGACGCGCGCCTGGCTCTGCATCTTCGCGCTCGCGCCCGCCGCGCTCGGGTGCTCGCGCGACGCCGATCCGGCGCCGGCCGCGACGCCTCCGCCCCGGCGCCCGGCCGGCGCGATCGCCCACGCCGGCGTGGGCACGCCGCCCCACGCCGCCGACGGATGCCGGAGCGCCGTCGACGCCGCGCTGCGCGCGCTCGCCCGCGGCGCCGAGCCCGTCGACGCCGCAGTCGAAGGTGTCACCGTCCTCGAGGACGATCCGCGCTTCAACGCCGGCACCGGATCGCGCGTCCGGCTCGACGGGACGACGGTCCAGATGGACGCGTCGGTGATGACGTCCGAAGGCCGCTTCGGCGCGGTCGCCGGGATCGAAGAGGTCAAGAACCCGGTCAAGGTCGCGCGCGCCGTCCTCGACACGCCGCACGTCCTCCTCGCCGGCGACGGCGCGACCCGCTTCGCGCGCACGCTCGGCATGCCCGTCCACGATCCGACGACGCCGGCATCGCGCGATCGCACAGTCGAGCTGCAGCAGAAGCTCCTCGCCGGCGATCCGTCGATCCCGTCCGCGTGGAGCGCCTTCGACTGGCGTGCGCGCTGGAACTTCGAGCGCCCGCTCGAGGACGCCGGGCTCGTCGCGCGCCCGTTCGACGCCGCCGCGCCGCGCGACGCCGGGGCGAGCACGGACACCGTCGGTGTCGCCGTGCGCGCGAGCGACGGACGCTTCGGCGTGGCGCTCTCGACCGGCGGGACCGCGATCACCCTGCGCGGGCGCGTCGGCGACGTCCCGATCCTCGGCGCCGGTCTCTACGCCGGAAAACACGGCGCCGCCGCCGCGACGGGCACGGGCGAACGCATCGTCGAGGCCGGCCTCGCGCGCGCCGTCCACGAGTGGCTCACCGCAGGCTCGAACGCCGAGACCGCCGCCCGACGCGCGGTCGATCTCCTCCGCGGAAAGGACATCGGCATCATCGTCGTCACGCGCGACGACCTCGCGGCGAGCGCCGATCGCGACATGGCGTGGGCCGCGCGTGAGGAGGGCTCCTCCACGTGGAAGGGCCCCACTCCCGCTCAGTTGTAG
- a CDS encoding helix-turn-helix transcriptional regulator: protein MAAILKELPIVPAERALKVIGGRWKAYILYFLFEGPKRLSELHRLCPGASQKVLVQALREMEAHGIVKRKVFAEVPPRVEYSVTKLGLTLRPIIAALCAWGRRHASRTDAP from the coding sequence ATGGCCGCGATCCTCAAAGAGCTTCCGATCGTCCCCGCGGAGCGCGCCCTCAAGGTCATCGGCGGCCGCTGGAAGGCGTACATCCTGTACTTCCTCTTCGAAGGTCCGAAGCGCCTCTCGGAGCTTCACCGGCTCTGCCCCGGCGCGAGCCAGAAGGTCCTCGTCCAGGCGCTGCGCGAGATGGAGGCGCACGGGATCGTGAAGCGGAAGGTCTTCGCCGAGGTCCCTCCCCGCGTGGAGTACTCCGTGACGAAGCTCGGTCTCACGTTGCGCCCCATCATCGCCGCCCTCTGCGCGTGGGGCCGCCGCCACGCGTCACGGACCGACGCGCCCTGA
- a CDS encoding SDR family oxidoreductase, which translates to MTTSPIALVTGGSRGIGRSVALHLADRGADVILTYREREDEARAVVKDIEARGRRASALPLDVGRAATFAGFVAELQRVLEGRPLDYLVNNAGGGHGAPFAEVTEADVDALLAVHFKGPFFLTQKLVPLMADGGAIVNVTTGLTRYTYPGQAAYASVKGALEVLTRQLARELGPRRIAVNAVAPGGIATDFGGGVMRDPDVQSYVVAQTPHGRVGVPDDVGAIVALLVDPATRWMTGQRLELTGGFGL; encoded by the coding sequence ATGACCACCTCACCCATCGCCCTCGTCACCGGCGGCAGCCGCGGCATCGGCCGCAGTGTCGCCCTCCACCTCGCCGACCGCGGCGCCGACGTCATCCTCACCTACCGGGAGCGTGAAGACGAAGCGCGCGCCGTCGTGAAGGACATCGAAGCGAGAGGCCGCCGCGCCTCCGCGCTTCCGCTCGACGTCGGGCGCGCCGCGACGTTCGCGGGCTTCGTCGCCGAGCTCCAGCGCGTGCTCGAGGGGCGTCCGCTCGACTACCTCGTCAACAACGCCGGCGGAGGCCACGGCGCGCCCTTCGCGGAGGTGACGGAGGCCGACGTCGACGCGCTGCTCGCCGTCCACTTCAAGGGTCCGTTCTTCCTCACGCAGAAGCTCGTCCCGCTGATGGCCGACGGCGGCGCGATCGTGAACGTGACGACGGGGCTCACGCGCTACACGTACCCCGGCCAAGCCGCGTACGCGTCGGTCAAAGGCGCGCTCGAAGTCCTGACGCGCCAGCTCGCGCGCGAGCTCGGGCCGCGCCGCATCGCGGTGAACGCCGTCGCGCCGGGCGGCATCGCGACCGACTTCGGCGGCGGCGTCATGCGAGACCCCGACGTCCAGTCCTACGTCGTCGCGCAGACGCCGCACGGCCGGGTCGGCGTCCCCGACGACGTCGGCGCCATCGTCGCGCTCCTCGTCGACCCCGCCACCCGCTGGATGACCGGCCAGCGCCTCGAGCTCACCGGCGGCTTCGGCCTCTGA
- a CDS encoding cellulase family glycosylhydrolase, giving the protein MKRLAVVALAAAAACGDRPPSSPSAWAPPPEPETTVAPASAPPDAKAPSGEGLITPWLEVKDKRIRLPNGKPFHGRGANVHDTRACDSCSFAPPVVSEVLRRIDVLTDEWNASFLRLLLEAYPDDGRAKIGNARTHYRNILDDEDYFRDVMRMIGHVGKKKGVYVLVSLWQDPTFTPLGWPSAKTALVWKKLAGALRDMPFVMFGIVNEPKDNWDGKQDAEVWAAMNGAVAAIRSVERPERPHVVTVQGTRDYGRSLDYYVTHPITAGNGVNVAYETHVYNRANRFDELVVRPARSLPVVIGEMGPLQNQDVTMFPEDCTKLWDVAERHDVPWLAWSFHNNCPPNLVTERKNQCIAGAPLEPTPWGRMTKARLAHKW; this is encoded by the coding sequence GTGAAGCGGCTCGCCGTCGTGGCGCTCGCGGCGGCGGCGGCGTGCGGCGATCGTCCGCCGTCCTCGCCGTCGGCGTGGGCTCCGCCGCCGGAGCCGGAGACGACGGTCGCACCCGCGAGCGCCCCGCCGGACGCGAAGGCGCCGAGCGGCGAAGGTCTCATCACGCCGTGGCTCGAGGTGAAGGACAAGCGCATCCGCCTCCCGAACGGCAAGCCGTTCCACGGCCGCGGCGCCAACGTGCATGATACACGCGCCTGCGACTCCTGCTCCTTCGCCCCGCCGGTCGTCTCGGAGGTGCTCCGCCGCATCGACGTCCTCACCGACGAGTGGAACGCGAGCTTCCTCCGCCTCCTCCTCGAGGCCTACCCCGACGACGGGAGGGCGAAGATCGGGAACGCGCGCACGCACTACCGGAACATCCTCGACGACGAGGACTACTTCCGCGACGTGATGCGGATGATCGGGCACGTCGGGAAGAAGAAGGGCGTCTACGTCCTCGTCTCGCTCTGGCAAGACCCCACCTTCACGCCGCTCGGCTGGCCGTCGGCGAAGACCGCGCTCGTGTGGAAGAAGCTCGCCGGCGCGCTGCGCGACATGCCGTTCGTGATGTTCGGGATCGTCAACGAGCCGAAGGACAACTGGGACGGCAAGCAAGACGCGGAGGTGTGGGCGGCGATGAACGGCGCGGTCGCCGCGATCCGATCGGTGGAGCGCCCGGAGCGTCCGCACGTCGTCACGGTGCAGGGGACGCGCGACTACGGGCGCTCGCTCGACTACTACGTCACGCACCCGATCACGGCGGGCAACGGCGTCAACGTCGCGTACGAGACGCACGTCTACAACCGAGCGAACCGGTTCGACGAGCTCGTCGTGCGCCCGGCGCGCTCGCTCCCCGTCGTCATCGGCGAGATGGGGCCGCTCCAGAACCAGGACGTCACGATGTTCCCCGAGGACTGCACGAAGCTGTGGGACGTCGCCGAGCGCCACGACGTGCCGTGGCTCGCGTGGTCGTTCCACAACAACTGCCCGCCGAACCTCGTCACCGAGCGGAAGAACCAGTGCATCGCGGGCGCGCCGCTCGAGCCGACGCCGTGGGGCCGCATGACGAAGGCGCGCCTCGCGCACAAGTGGTGA
- a CDS encoding O-antigen ligase family protein, which translates to MLDDTATLDERILGDKEEKEEDPAPEGTRHGTSFKSASTVAREAEFADLHDRVQKHYGAFGEKPQRVEIDDRVVFADNGWKTTTSVIGGVFLASAFLWFASHPRFASPGAWANSFRLDSAFAVVWMPLLAWAMARLPLQKSLRIYLALALFIEPFSEVMFRELGEGGYWNSVMWPSAVAYFGTLKELAGVPGASFSTFLVVTGFLLHRAISTKKVGYTEPPAFAKGALLVFLSSVVTLAVYGLLRGGQTDWTFRQTIHMLQLPIVGLLFLYALRVPEDLAAVGTAYVVAALARSALVVFVYFGVCMPQGITAMPGKPEWCTNHSDTVLFVSALVILFAHALEQRRRHVTLRALGLGAFILFAIVLNNRRLAFVSLAIAPFLIYLALDPSKRKRRVTAALLLAAPVLAGYVLVGSEVSSSSAVFKPAKSIVSVLDQKDASSLSRDIENENLIYTLQESPVVMRGFGHEYDYSPANPPVDLTDTFKNYRLIAHNGVLWLWSIAGVLGFTLIWMIYPLAGTMAMRGYRSAETPLERSAALAALGMVAVCVIQIWGDQGLNSYMTLITFGVAFAVASRLAVRAA; encoded by the coding sequence ATGCTCGATGACACGGCGACGCTCGACGAACGGATCCTCGGAGATAAAGAGGAGAAGGAAGAGGATCCGGCGCCGGAAGGGACACGTCACGGGACGAGCTTCAAGAGCGCATCGACGGTCGCACGTGAGGCAGAATTCGCCGATCTCCACGACCGGGTCCAGAAGCACTACGGCGCCTTCGGCGAGAAGCCGCAGCGCGTAGAGATCGACGATCGCGTCGTCTTCGCGGACAACGGCTGGAAGACGACCACCTCCGTCATCGGCGGCGTCTTCCTCGCGTCGGCGTTCCTCTGGTTCGCGTCGCACCCGCGGTTCGCCAGCCCCGGCGCCTGGGCGAACAGCTTCCGCCTCGACTCCGCGTTCGCGGTCGTGTGGATGCCGCTCCTCGCGTGGGCGATGGCGCGGCTGCCGCTCCAGAAGAGCCTCCGCATCTACCTCGCGCTCGCGCTCTTCATCGAGCCGTTCAGCGAGGTCATGTTCCGGGAGCTCGGCGAGGGCGGCTACTGGAACTCGGTCATGTGGCCGTCGGCGGTCGCGTACTTCGGCACGCTGAAGGAGCTCGCCGGCGTCCCCGGGGCGTCGTTCTCGACCTTCCTCGTCGTCACCGGCTTCTTGCTCCATCGCGCGATCAGCACGAAAAAAGTGGGCTACACCGAGCCGCCCGCCTTCGCGAAGGGCGCGCTCCTCGTCTTCCTCTCGAGCGTCGTCACGCTCGCGGTGTACGGCCTCCTTCGCGGCGGCCAGACGGACTGGACGTTCCGCCAGACGATCCACATGCTGCAGCTCCCGATCGTCGGGCTCCTCTTCTTGTACGCGCTGCGCGTGCCGGAGGACCTCGCCGCGGTCGGCACCGCGTACGTCGTCGCCGCGCTCGCGCGCTCGGCGCTCGTCGTCTTCGTCTACTTCGGCGTGTGTATGCCGCAAGGCATCACCGCGATGCCGGGGAAGCCGGAGTGGTGCACGAACCACTCCGACACGGTCCTCTTCGTCAGCGCGCTCGTCATCCTCTTCGCGCACGCGCTCGAGCAGCGGCGGAGGCACGTCACGCTCCGCGCGCTCGGCCTCGGCGCGTTCATCCTCTTCGCGATCGTCCTCAACAACCGGCGCCTCGCGTTCGTCAGCCTCGCGATCGCGCCGTTCCTCATCTACCTCGCGCTCGATCCGTCGAAGCGGAAGCGCCGCGTGACCGCCGCGCTCCTCCTCGCCGCGCCCGTCCTCGCCGGCTACGTCCTCGTCGGCTCGGAGGTGAGCTCGAGCTCCGCCGTGTTCAAGCCGGCGAAGAGCATCGTGTCCGTGCTCGACCAGAAGGACGCGTCGTCGCTCTCGCGCGACATCGAGAACGAGAACCTGATCTACACGCTGCAAGAGAGCCCGGTCGTGATGCGCGGCTTCGGCCACGAGTACGACTACTCGCCGGCGAACCCGCCCGTCGACCTGACCGACACGTTCAAGAACTATCGCCTCATCGCGCACAACGGCGTGCTGTGGCTCTGGTCGATCGCGGGCGTGCTCGGGTTCACGCTGATCTGGATGATCTATCCGCTCGCCGGGACGATGGCGATGCGCGGGTACCGATCGGCGGAGACGCCGCTCGAGCGATCGGCCGCGCTCGCGGCGCTCGGCATGGTCGCGGTCTGCGTCATCCAGATCTGGGGCGACCAAGGGCTCAACAGCTACATGACCTTGATCACCTTCGGCGTCGCGTTCGCCGTGGCGTCTCGTCTCGCCGTGCGTGCTGCGTGA
- a CDS encoding serine/threonine protein kinase: MAQKEDRRLHTIIGGKWRVDALLGSGSMASVYAVTHRNGAKAALKILHPTLCTDPKVCERFLGEGYLTNQVKHSAIVRVLDDGMTDDGCVFLVMDLLDGKTLEALRQERGGRIDVAEALDVADALMDALHAVHAAGIVHRDLKPQNVFVCEDGDVKLLDFGVARVLETSKSRNKMSLFGMVLGTPSFMSPEQAVGARDEIDHRADIYSLGATLFTALTGETVHLGPHVQAKLLAAGTVQARSISLVKQDLHPALVNVIDTALRFDKADRWQSVDAFRRALRDARRAAGLGDAAPVSMRAAPARRTLPFPAPEPLSEHPEGHTGAAAALPVAIARAPIAGVSEDELDDEAPADASYPAVGGTVRFEDTNALMSQLAPKRAGTSLWLVSFAMLAGAIGLIAFFASESSSSEARAHDRSHDEPALVPATLTSAVADPLPAPVPASTGMVIGDPLPEAREAGARPISAIAPPPAWHPPRSSARNPPPPLPSPAPASPEPPPASTPAAPASSDPFSTPE; encoded by the coding sequence ATGGCTCAGAAGGAAGACCGCCGGCTCCACACCATCATCGGCGGCAAGTGGCGCGTCGACGCTCTGCTCGGCAGCGGCTCGATGGCCTCGGTGTACGCCGTCACGCATCGGAACGGCGCCAAGGCCGCGCTCAAGATCCTCCACCCCACCCTCTGCACGGACCCCAAGGTCTGCGAGCGCTTCCTCGGCGAGGGCTACCTCACGAACCAGGTGAAGCACTCGGCGATCGTCCGCGTCCTCGACGACGGCATGACGGACGACGGCTGCGTCTTCCTCGTCATGGACCTCCTCGACGGCAAGACGCTCGAGGCGCTGCGCCAGGAGCGCGGCGGTCGCATCGACGTCGCCGAGGCGCTCGACGTCGCCGACGCGCTCATGGACGCGCTCCACGCCGTGCACGCGGCGGGGATCGTCCATCGCGATCTGAAGCCTCAGAACGTCTTCGTCTGCGAGGACGGCGACGTGAAGCTGCTCGACTTCGGCGTCGCGCGCGTGCTCGAGACCTCGAAGTCGCGGAACAAGATGTCGCTCTTCGGGATGGTGCTCGGCACGCCGTCGTTCATGTCGCCGGAGCAGGCCGTCGGCGCGCGCGACGAGATCGACCACCGCGCGGACATCTACTCCCTCGGCGCGACGCTCTTCACCGCGCTCACCGGCGAGACCGTCCACCTCGGGCCCCACGTGCAGGCGAAGCTCCTCGCGGCGGGTACGGTGCAGGCGCGCTCGATCTCGCTCGTGAAGCAGGACCTCCACCCCGCGCTCGTGAACGTGATCGACACCGCGCTCCGCTTCGACAAGGCGGACCGCTGGCAGTCGGTCGACGCGTTCCGCCGCGCGCTCCGCGACGCACGTCGCGCCGCGGGCCTCGGCGACGCGGCGCCGGTCTCGATGCGTGCGGCGCCCGCGCGGCGGACGTTGCCGTTCCCGGCGCCGGAGCCGTTGTCCGAGCACCCCGAAGGACACACCGGCGCGGCCGCGGCGCTCCCGGTCGCGATCGCGCGCGCGCCGATCGCGGGCGTGAGCGAGGACGAGCTCGACGATGAGGCGCCCGCCGACGCGAGCTACCCCGCGGTCGGCGGCACGGTTCGGTTCGAGGACACGAACGCGCTCATGTCCCAGCTCGCGCCGAAGCGCGCCGGCACGAGCCTGTGGCTCGTGAGCTTCGCGATGCTCGCGGGCGCGATCGGCCTGATCGCGTTCTTCGCGTCGGAGAGCAGCTCCTCCGAGGCGCGCGCGCACGACCGCTCGCACGACGAGCCCGCGCTGGTCCCGGCGACGCTCACGTCCGCCGTCGCCGACCCGCTCCCGGCGCCCGTCCCGGCCTCGACGGGGATGGTCATCGGCGATCCACTCCCCGAGGCGCGCGAGGCCGGAGCTCGGCCGATCTCTGCGATCGCGCCGCCTCCGGCGTGGCATCCGCCGCGTTCGTCGGCCCGGAATCCGCCGCCCCCCCTTCCTTCTCCTGCCCCGGCGAGCCCGGAACCGCCGCCGGCCAGCACCCCGGCGGCTCCGGCTTCGTCCGATCCCTTCTCGACTCCCGAGTGA